The following are encoded together in the Panicum virgatum strain AP13 chromosome 6K, P.virgatum_v5, whole genome shotgun sequence genome:
- the LOC120711658 gene encoding uncharacterized protein LOC120711658, with protein MDQRQQIQEVADLREAFVKLKAEHKKQVDLLQTRVDTLGTDKGVLEERSKKLQEKNRNLVKENKDAVEKLTKIKADSDKQLVESMKQIKDLAADRDLKAKQLADLEAAAQAIVEMVEDGEAGNKTLVERLREAPQRIMSFLSDTSRQYLAHALGLVKSFWPAANLVLIGDGLAEGCSEEKFFEYVEEVKPITDKIISGL; from the exons ATGGATCAGAGACAACAAATCCAGGAAGTCGCAGATCTTCGAGAAGCTTTtgtgaagttgaaggccgagcACAAGAAACAAGTCGATCTCCTGCAGACTAGAGTGGACACTCTAGGAACAGACAAGGGTGTCCTCGAAGAGAGGAGTAAAAAGCTGCAAGAGAAGAATAGAAATttggtaaaagaaaataaag atgctgtggagaagctgaccaagatcaaAGCTGACTCCGACAAGCAACTTGTCGAGAGCATGAAGCAGATCAAAGACTTGGCGGCTGACCGGGATCTGAAGGCTAAACAACTAGCCGATCTGGAGGCAGCAGCCCAGGCCATTGTCGAGATGGTTGAAGATGGTGAAGCGGGCAACAAGACTCTGGTGGAACGCCTTCGTGAAGCTCCCCAGAGGATTATGAGCTTCTTGTCCGACACCTCAAGGCAGTACCTGGCTCATGCCTTAGGATTAGTCAAGTCTTTCTGGCCTGCAGCAAATTTAGTTCTTATTGGCGATGGGTTAGCCGAGGGGTGTTCAGAGGAAAAATTCTTTGAATATGTCGAGGAAGTAAAACCCATCACTGATAAGATTATCAGTGGTTTATAG
- the LOC120711659 gene encoding uncharacterized protein LOC120711659, with product MDRLMKGVTGEASIKGTFKAGRRPREIDPEKYQSRPSLPEVVPGAQSDSSPSGGDGDDGSRTVSAQHDGADNKPQIESSETRKRKEPSTGGDDRPRSPSKKWMHSSAASPAASAQSDPGGSATTYSAQMPKEQSQSGTTVVSRLLRTKKFSVKKSSHKPADFGIVDMGNPQTTKPVDEVSQAQPDL from the exons ATGGATCGACTGATGAAGGGTGTTACTGGAGAAGCCAGTATCAAGGGGACGTTCAAAGCGGGCAGACGTCCTCGGGAG ATCGACCCCGAAAAATATCAAAGTAGGCCTTCACTTCCAGAAGTTGTGCCTGGCGCACAATCTGACTCAA GTCCTTCGGGTGGTGACGGCGATGATGGGAGTCGGACTGTATCTGCCCAACATGATGGAGCAGATAACAAGCCCCAAATCGAGTCATCGGAGACGCGGAAGCGGAAGGAGCCATCGACTGGCGGTGATGACAG GCCCCGCTCTCCATcgaaaaaatggatgcacagcTCGGCTGCCAGTCCTGCTGCGTCCGCCCAGTCCGATCCTGGGGGTAGCGCGACGACTTACTCTGCTCAGATGCCGAAAGAGCAGAGTCAGTCGGGGACGACCGTCGTCTCCAGGCTGTTGCGGACAAAGAAGTTTTCCGTCAAGAAGTCCAGCCA CAAACCTGCCGACTTCGGGATTGTGGATATGGGGAATCCCCAGACCACCAAACCAGTCGACGAGGTCTCCCAGGCCCAGCCGGACCTCTAG